One part of the Marinobacter sp. M3C genome encodes these proteins:
- the betB gene encoding betaine-aldehyde dehydrogenase → MSHSVPRLQNFIHGRFFANNTGEVFPVVNPATGKVIYEVEIADESVQQAAIESARAGFTEWAAMPAVQRSRILLKAVALLRERNDELAVIEVLDTGKPLQEAQAVDIVTGADSIEFFAGLAPSIEGNQQDLGGDFYYTRREPLGICAGIGAWNYPLQIACWKSAPALACGNAMIFKPSEETPMGATKLAQIYIEAGVPAGVFNVVQGAAEVGSWLTHHPEIAKVSFTGEVGTGKKVMAAAATTLKSVTMELGGKSPLIIFDDADLENAISAAMVGNFYTQGEVCTNGTRVFVHEDIYPKFMERLLERTRNNILPGDPMNPQTNFGALISEKHRELVLSYIAKGVAEGATLRHGGHGFEPEDSKGGYFVEPTIFTDCTDDMAIVREEIFGPVMSVLTFATENEVIDRANSTETGLAAGVFTNDIRRAHRVVHQMQAGICWINSYGASPAEMPVGGYKLSGIGRENGRETISHYTQLKAVYVGMEDIDAPF, encoded by the coding sequence ATGTCCCACTCAGTACCTCGTTTACAGAACTTTATTCACGGTCGCTTCTTTGCCAACAATACCGGTGAGGTGTTTCCAGTTGTCAATCCGGCCACGGGCAAAGTGATCTACGAAGTAGAAATAGCGGATGAATCTGTGCAGCAGGCCGCCATTGAGAGCGCCCGGGCTGGATTTACAGAATGGGCTGCCATGCCTGCCGTGCAGCGCAGTCGCATTCTTCTGAAAGCCGTCGCATTACTGCGTGAACGTAACGACGAGCTGGCCGTTATTGAGGTTCTGGATACCGGCAAACCGTTGCAGGAAGCCCAAGCCGTTGACATCGTAACGGGCGCAGACTCGATTGAATTTTTTGCCGGTCTGGCGCCGTCGATTGAAGGTAACCAGCAGGATCTTGGGGGTGACTTTTATTACACCCGCCGGGAACCGCTGGGCATATGCGCCGGTATCGGCGCCTGGAACTATCCGTTACAGATCGCCTGTTGGAAGTCTGCTCCGGCACTGGCGTGTGGCAACGCGATGATCTTCAAACCTTCTGAAGAAACGCCAATGGGCGCCACCAAACTGGCCCAGATTTATATTGAAGCAGGTGTTCCTGCCGGTGTGTTTAACGTCGTGCAGGGCGCAGCAGAGGTCGGCTCCTGGCTGACTCACCATCCCGAAATCGCCAAAGTGTCGTTTACCGGCGAAGTAGGTACCGGCAAGAAAGTCATGGCCGCTGCGGCTACTACGTTGAAAAGTGTGACCATGGAGCTGGGTGGTAAATCCCCGCTCATTATTTTTGACGATGCTGATCTGGAGAATGCCATCTCGGCCGCCATGGTGGGCAATTTTTATACCCAGGGCGAAGTCTGCACCAACGGCACCCGAGTGTTCGTGCATGAGGATATCTACCCGAAATTCATGGAGCGTTTGCTGGAGCGTACCCGCAACAACATCCTGCCGGGCGATCCGATGAACCCGCAAACCAACTTTGGTGCGCTTATTTCTGAAAAGCACCGCGAGCTGGTTTTGAGCTATATCGCTAAAGGTGTGGCAGAAGGCGCAACACTCCGTCACGGAGGTCACGGATTTGAGCCGGAAGATTCCAAGGGCGGCTATTTTGTTGAGCCGACCATTTTCACCGACTGCACTGACGATATGGCGATCGTGCGGGAAGAAATTTTCGGGCCGGTGATGTCTGTGCTCACGTTCGCCACTGAAAATGAAGTGATTGATCGCGCGAATTCGACTGAAACCGGACTGGCGGCGGGCGTGTTTACCAATGACATTCGCCGTGCCCACCGGGTTGTTCATCAGATGCAGGCAGGTATTTGCTGGATTAACAGCTACGGAGCTTCCCCGGCAGAAATGCCCGTGGGCGGCTACAAACTCTCTGGTATTGGCCGCGAAAATGGCCGCGAGACGATCTCTCACTACACCCAGCTCAAGGCGGTGTATGTGGGCATGGAAGACATCGACGCGCCATTTTGA
- the betA gene encoding choline dehydrogenase, with protein MNDNQYDYIIVGAGSAGCVLANRLTEDTHRKVLLLETGGSDKSIFIQMPTALSIPMNTKKFAWQFETEPEPYLDNRRMHCPRGKVLGGSSSINGMVYVRGHARDFDEWESQGAEGWNYQQVLPYFKKAETWAFGGDRYRGGDGPLGVNNGNNMQNPLYKAFIDAGQDAGYFPTKDYNGAQQEGFGSMHMTVKNGRRWSTANAYLRPAMDRPNLTVVTHALVHKVLLDGNTATGVRYEQSGKIREVKATEEVILSAGSIGSPHLLQLSGIGNREVLEKAGIEVKHELPGVGENLQDHLEFYFQFRCEQPVSLNRKLDWWNKLKIGVRWILKKDGLGATNHFESCGFIRSKAGVEWPDMQYHFLPAAMRYDGKEAFDGDGFQLHVGHNKPKSRGTVHVKSADPKEAPRIQFNYLQHNADREVFRACVRLTREIINQPAMDEYRGPEIQPGTAVDSDEQIDAFVRQTVESAYHPSCTCKMGIDERAVVDPQTRVHGIKNLRVVDSSIFPTIPNGNLNAPTIMVAERAADLIRGKEPLQSLDAPVVMDEQWQVRQRPGEAKRQQS; from the coding sequence GTGAACGACAACCAATACGACTACATCATTGTGGGCGCGGGCTCTGCTGGCTGTGTGCTGGCTAACCGCCTGACCGAAGATACCCACCGTAAGGTTCTGCTACTGGAGACCGGTGGTAGCGACAAAAGCATCTTTATTCAGATGCCGACCGCCTTGTCCATTCCGATGAACACCAAAAAATTCGCCTGGCAGTTTGAAACCGAACCGGAGCCTTATCTGGACAACCGTCGCATGCATTGCCCACGCGGCAAAGTGCTGGGCGGATCGTCGTCCATCAATGGCATGGTGTACGTGCGTGGCCACGCCCGCGACTTTGATGAGTGGGAATCACAAGGCGCAGAAGGCTGGAATTACCAACAGGTACTGCCATATTTCAAAAAAGCGGAGACCTGGGCATTCGGCGGTGATCGCTACCGTGGCGGTGACGGTCCGTTGGGCGTAAACAACGGCAACAACATGCAAAACCCCCTGTATAAGGCCTTTATTGACGCAGGTCAGGACGCCGGTTATTTCCCTACAAAGGACTACAACGGCGCCCAGCAAGAAGGGTTTGGCAGCATGCACATGACGGTTAAAAATGGTCGTCGCTGGTCTACTGCGAATGCGTATCTGCGGCCGGCTATGGATCGCCCTAATCTGACCGTGGTTACCCATGCTCTGGTGCACAAAGTGCTTCTCGACGGCAATACCGCTACGGGTGTGCGTTACGAACAGAGCGGTAAGATCCGAGAGGTGAAAGCCACTGAAGAGGTGATTTTGTCGGCAGGGTCCATTGGCTCTCCGCACCTGTTGCAGCTTTCCGGCATTGGTAACCGCGAGGTTCTGGAAAAGGCCGGCATTGAGGTGAAGCACGAGCTGCCGGGAGTGGGTGAAAACCTACAGGATCATCTGGAGTTTTATTTTCAGTTCCGCTGTGAGCAGCCGGTGTCGTTAAACCGCAAGCTCGACTGGTGGAACAAACTGAAAATAGGCGTGCGCTGGATTCTGAAAAAAGATGGCCTTGGCGCCACCAACCACTTCGAATCTTGCGGTTTTATCCGCTCCAAAGCGGGCGTGGAATGGCCAGATATGCAATACCATTTTCTGCCTGCGGCAATGCGCTATGACGGCAAAGAAGCGTTTGATGGCGACGGATTTCAGCTACATGTTGGCCACAACAAGCCCAAAAGCCGCGGCACCGTACACGTAAAGTCTGCTGATCCAAAAGAAGCGCCACGGATACAGTTCAACTATCTGCAGCACAACGCCGACCGGGAAGTTTTTCGGGCGTGCGTCCGCCTCACCCGGGAAATTATTAATCAGCCGGCAATGGATGAGTACCGCGGGCCGGAAATTCAGCCAGGTACCGCGGTTGACAGCGACGAGCAAATTGACGCTTTCGTTCGGCAGACGGTAGAGAGCGCTTATCACCCATCCTGCACCTGCAAGATGGGCATCGATGAGCGTGCGGTGGTAGACCCGCAAACTCGGGTTCATGGCATCAAAAATCTGCGTGTTGTGGATTCATCGATTTTCCCGACCATACCCAATGGCAACCTGAACGCGCCCACCATCATGGTGGCTGAGCGCGCCGCCGATCTGATCCGCGGCAAGGAGCCCCTGCAATCTTTAGATGCACCTGTGGTCATGGATGAACAATGGCAGGTACGTCAGCGTCCAGGAGAGGCAAAGCGGCAGCAGAGCTAA
- a CDS encoding sel1 repeat family protein, with protein sequence MHPTRHALKAMALVVLIALAPSTTQAEPADDQMRVARDMIRVLEAYAVYKMGQYDLAFERYIALAEDGNRQGMLNAANMYSEGKGVKQSDSNAFQWYLRLAESGDRIGIEETAKAYRTGTGVKEDAERARYWEERAEVGN encoded by the coding sequence ATGCACCCCACCAGGCACGCACTCAAGGCGATGGCGCTTGTGGTCCTTATCGCTTTGGCGCCGAGCACAACACAGGCAGAACCGGCAGACGACCAGATGCGTGTTGCCCGGGATATGATCCGGGTGCTGGAAGCCTACGCAGTGTACAAAATGGGCCAGTATGATCTGGCGTTTGAGCGCTACATTGCCCTGGCCGAGGATGGCAACCGCCAGGGCATGCTGAACGCCGCCAACATGTACTCTGAAGGCAAAGGGGTAAAGCAAAGCGACAGCAATGCCTTTCAGTGGTATCTCCGGCTGGCAGAATCGGGCGACCGAATCGGTATAGAGGAAACAGCAAAGGCCTACCGGACAGGCACCGGCGTAAAAGAGGATGCAGAACGGGCTCGGTATTGGGAAGAACGTGCCGAGGTTGGAAACTGA
- a CDS encoding ice-binding family protein has translation MNISKRILLPLIIGGLFSGSTIAASGPSPINLRSAGSFAILSQSGITDVYRSAIVGDVGTSPITGAALLLKCDEVTGNIYTVDAAGPLPCYTISPSSLSVAINDMGFAYENAAGRTSPDFTELGAGEIGGLTLAPGLYKWSSSLNISTDVTFSGGPNDVWIMQVSGELTEASAVKVVLAGGALAKNIIWQVAGSVTIGTYAHFEGVVLGKTLIAVNTGASVNGRLLAQTAVTLQKSNITAPGNLGLIELNP, from the coding sequence ATGAATATTTCAAAAAGAATACTCTTACCCCTAATTATAGGTGGTTTGTTTTCAGGAAGTACAATAGCAGCGTCTGGCCCGTCTCCCATAAATTTGAGAAGCGCAGGAAGTTTTGCCATTCTTAGTCAGAGCGGTATTACCGATGTTTACCGGTCGGCAATTGTTGGCGATGTAGGTACAAGTCCGATTACTGGTGCAGCGTTACTCCTTAAGTGCGACGAAGTAACCGGAAATATATATACCGTCGATGCGGCTGGTCCGCTTCCCTGTTACACCATTTCTCCTAGTTCGTTGTCTGTAGCAATAAACGATATGGGATTTGCATACGAAAACGCAGCAGGACGAACATCGCCTGATTTTACAGAACTTGGTGCGGGTGAAATTGGCGGATTAACCCTTGCTCCCGGGCTTTACAAATGGTCTTCAAGTCTTAACATTAGTACTGACGTCACTTTTTCTGGCGGTCCGAATGATGTCTGGATCATGCAGGTATCAGGTGAACTGACCGAGGCCAGTGCAGTGAAAGTAGTCTTAGCGGGTGGTGCCTTAGCTAAGAATATTATCTGGCAGGTTGCAGGTTCAGTAACGATTGGAACCTATGCACATTTTGAAGGTGTGGTACTGGGTAAAACATTGATTGCAGTGAACACGGGTGCGTCAGTTAATGGTAGATTGCTGGCACAAACGGCCGTGACACTTCAAAAGAGCAACATTACAGCGCCTGGCAATTTAGGGCTCATAGAACTAAACCCCTAA